The following is a genomic window from Streptomyces chrestomyceticus JCM 4735.
TCCCGCTTCCCGGTGTCCGCGCCGGGCGGGGCCTACATGGGCTATCTGCACGTCAAGGACGTACTGGACCTGGAGGAGGGCGACCGCGCGGTGCCGCAGCACATCTGGCACCCGATGACGACGCTGCGCGCCGAACTCCCCCTGGACGACGCCCTGACCGCCATGCGCCGCTCCGCCTCCCACCTGGCCGCCGTCGCGGACGCGACCGGGCGGGTACTGGGGCTGGTCGCGCTGGAGGACGTCCTGGAGAAGCTGGTGGGGGAGGTACGCGACCCGGCGCACCGGCAGGAGCTGCCGACCGTACCGCCCTTCAGCGGCGCGCCGGACGCCCGCGTACCCGAAGTGCCCGGCGAGCGGCTCTCCGGCCCGCGTACGGCATCGGGGCCGGCCACCCGGGAGGACCGGGCGCTGGCGGGGTGACCCGGCCGTGACGGAGGTGTGAGCCCGCGGTGGTCCGCGGGCTCACGTCGTTTCCGCGGGCGGCCCGCGCTGCCGGAGGCGGTGGCAGCGCGCGTGCACGAGCAGGGCATGTCCGGTTCAACGGCGTAGGTTGCGCAGTTGGACGCCTGCCGCTTCGGGACGGCGCTGCCAGAGGGGTGGCGCCGTCAGAGCGGCGGCGCCTCCGGTCCCGGCACCGGTCCGCGGCCGGAGAGCACCTCGCCGTACGCCTGCATCAGGTCCGGCAGCCGCAGGGTGGCCAGGTCGTCGCGGGACGGCGCGCCGGACCAGGTGGACAGCCGCAGGTCGCGGTAGGCGCAGCTCTTCTCGTACAGCGTGCGCAGGAACCGGCCGTTGCCGAGTTCGTCGATCCAGCCCTGGCCGACGACGTGCGCGCTGATGCTGCGCAGCTCCTCCAGCGACTCCTCGTCCCAGTGGTCGCCGTTCTCGGCGGCCAGCACCTCGCCGATGGCGGTCAGCTCCGACGGCCGGTAGCTCGGGAAGTCGACACGCGAGGTGAAGCGCGAGGACAGCCCGGGGTTGGCGGCCAGCAGCCGGTCCATGCCCTCCGGATAGCCGGCCAGGATGACGACGAGCCGGTCACGGTTGTCCTCGGCCCGCTTGAGCAGCACCTGCAGGGCCTCGTCGCCGTACGCGTCGCCCTTGCTGTACGCGGAGTTCGAGAGGCTGTACGCCTCGTCCACGAACAGCACCCCGCCCAGCGCCGAGTCGATCAGCTCGTTGGCCTTCACGGCGGTCTGCCCCAGGAACTCGCCCACCAGGTCGGCCCGTTGCGCCTCGACGAGATGGTCGCCGCCGAGCAGGCCGAGGGCGTAGAACACCCGGCCGAGTATCCGGGCCACGGTGGTCTTGCCGGTGCCGGACGGGCCGGAGAAGACGAAGTGTCGTTTCGGCGGCTGCACCGGAAGGCCCTGGCCCGCCCGCAGCCGCGCCATCCGCAACTGCGCGGACACCGCCCTGACCTGACGCTTCACCGGCTCCAGGCCGACCATCCGCTCCAGTTCGGCGAGCGCCTTCTCCAGCAGCACCGGGTCGGACGGGCCGGCCGGCAGCCGGTCCGAGCGGCGCGGACCGCCGAGCGTCGCCTTTTCCCGTACGGCCGGCCCCGCGTCCCCCGGCGAACCGCCCGCCAGATCGCCGTCCGGGCCCTCCGGCTCGGTCGCGGCCAGCAGCTCCCGCCCGTCCACCGGGTCGAGCGGGGAGAGCGGGTCGAGGTCGCCGCCCGCCTCCTGGCCGAAGACGGCGGTCACGGCCGCGAGGTCGGTGCCCTCCTCCAGGCCGTCCCCTCGGCGATGGCCGCGAGCCGCGCCGCGGTGTCCATGAACGCCGGGTCGACCCGGTGCACCGAGCGGTACAGCGGCAGCGCGGCAGCGCTGCGGCCGGTGCCCTCGTGGGCGCGGGCGAGCCAGTACCGCAGCTCCTTGCGCTGCGGCTGCTCGCTGCGGCAGCGCATCAGGGCGGCCGACAGCAGCGGCTCGGCCTGCCCGAACATCTCCTGGCGCACCCGCGCCATGCCGCCGAAGAGTCCGGCCTCGATGCCGAGCAGCGGATCGTCGAGCAGCGGTTCGGTGTGCCGTACGAGCTGGTCCCAGTCCTTGACGAGATAGGCGCGGCAGGCGTGCAGGAAGCGCACCTGCGGGTCGGTGTCGACCGGTGGGCAGCCCGCCAATGCCTGGTCCAGCTCGCCGACATGGCGGCCGTCGAGCCAGTGCGAGGCGTACGCCAGCAGCAGGTCGCGGCCGGTCTCCAGCACCGGCTGGACCCACCAGCCCAGCCAGTACCAGGAATTGAGTGTGCGTCGGTGCCGGGCCCGCTGTTCCCCGAACCGGTCGCGGTGCCGGTGCATGTGCAGCAGCGCGGTCGAGGTGTCCGCACGCAGTGCGTGCAGGCCGAGCCAGCCGTCGGCCATCGTCGGGTCCATCCGCACCGCGGCCCGGAACTCCTCCTCGGCCTGCGGGTACGCGCCTACCGTGTAGGCGTCCACCGCGCGCAGCCAGGCGAGTTCGGCCGGGGCGTGTGTGCCCTGGGTGCCGAAATCCATCACGTCCCCCACAAAACGTCCCCCGTGGTGTGCCGCCGGGCGAGTGCCAGGCCACAGCGTGTTCGAACGAACCGGCGTGCTCGGGGCGGCAGTTGCAGGTCGCCCCCGGCTGCTCTTCGACTGCGTCCTTCGGTGGCACGGACTCGCATCGTACCTGCGGTATCGGTGCAGGCCGAAGAGGGCGGTGCGGGGGAAGGCGGGGCTCCGCGGCGCGAAGGGAGCGGTGACATAGGGTGAGGGGGCGGACGGCACGCGGCGCGCGCAGAGCGCCCGGGCACAGAACGAAGCCCCCGATCACGGGGGAACAACCGGGGGCTTCGCGTCTGCGGGCGGTCCGTCAGAACCGCACATTGAGAACGTAAGTCCTGTACGCCCCCCAGGTCAAGCCGAGTTGAGGCAGTCGGCGGTACGCACAGGGCGACGATCTGCGTACCGCCCGTGGTCCGTCACGTTGGGTGATGATTCAAGGGGTACCACACGCCTCACCGGGCCCCGGCAGCACCTCGTAACCCTCGGTGCGCCCCCGTACCAGCAGGCCGGCGTGCGGACGTGAGGGGTCCGCCGCGAAATGGGCGCGCTCCGCCGGAATCCAGTCATCCCAGAACGCGGCCTGGGCCGGCCCGTCCCGCCACCGTCCGCGTTCCCACGCATGACATGCCGTCAGTTCCATCCACAGCAGGCACGCCAGGTACGGGCGCAGCGCGCGGCGGCCCGCGCCGACGCCCTCCACAACGACGGCGTGCGCCGGTGCCAGCTCCCGGCGCGTGGTGAACTCCCTGCGCTCCCAGTCGTACACCCCGTAGCGCGCGTGCTCCCCCCGGGACAGCGGTTCCAGAACCTCGGTACGGAACCGCTCCGTCCAGGCGAACAGCTCGTCGTGCGTCGCGATGTCGTCCAGCCGGACGACCGGGGCCCCGCCGAGCGCCGTGGCCAGATGCCGCGCGAAGGTGCTCTTGCCGGACCCGGCGTGCCCGTCCACCG
Proteins encoded in this region:
- a CDS encoding uridine kinase, producing the protein MRQEPIRPIPPGLAGRLRALPPSCGPVRLIAVDGHAGSGKSTFARHLATALGGAPVVRLDDIATHDELFAWTERFRTEVLEPLSRGEHARYGVYDWERREFTTRRELAPAHAVVVEGVGAGRRALRPYLACLLWMELTACHAWERGRWRDGPAQAAFWDDWIPAERAHFAADPSRPHAGLLVRGRTEGYEVLPGPGEACGTP